A region of Natribaculum luteum DNA encodes the following proteins:
- a CDS encoding glycerol dehydrogenase — protein MAKIFASPANYTQGRGVAAEIGTHAEDLGSSAVLLADEIVMDIVGDTVTESLEDHGFATETVEFRGECSEQEIERVADQASEYGNDVIVGAGGGKALDAAKAVAERLDIAMVSMPTIASTDAPTSSLSVIYTEHGEFEEYWFHSKNPELVLVDTAIIAEAPIRTFRSGIADALATWFEADATYRSHGENIFGGASTRAGHALAELCYETLRRHGVSAVRAVENGAVTESVEAVTEANTLLSGLGFESGGLAAAHSIHNGLTQLEATHDATHGEKVNIGTLSQLVLEGKDDEFVEDIIEFSLDIGLPVTLADIGLDDPTEDQLDTVAKAACVEEETIHNEPFPVEPAMVRDALLTVNGLGERHK, from the coding sequence ATGGCAAAGATATTCGCCTCCCCTGCGAACTACACACAGGGCCGTGGCGTCGCTGCAGAGATCGGAACGCACGCGGAGGACCTCGGAAGTAGCGCCGTCCTCCTCGCTGACGAAATTGTGATGGACATCGTGGGTGATACCGTCACGGAGAGTCTCGAAGACCACGGGTTCGCCACCGAGACGGTGGAGTTCCGGGGCGAGTGCTCGGAACAGGAGATCGAACGCGTCGCCGACCAGGCAAGCGAGTACGGGAACGACGTCATCGTCGGCGCCGGCGGGGGCAAGGCACTCGATGCGGCCAAGGCGGTCGCGGAACGGCTCGACATCGCCATGGTCTCGATGCCCACCATCGCGTCGACGGACGCCCCCACGAGTTCACTCTCGGTGATCTACACCGAACACGGCGAGTTCGAGGAGTACTGGTTCCACTCGAAGAACCCAGAACTGGTCCTCGTAGATACGGCGATCATCGCGGAGGCACCGATCCGAACATTCCGGTCGGGTATCGCCGACGCGCTCGCGACGTGGTTCGAGGCCGACGCGACCTACCGCTCGCACGGCGAGAACATCTTCGGTGGGGCCTCGACCCGGGCCGGTCACGCGCTCGCCGAACTCTGCTACGAGACGCTCCGCCGGCACGGCGTCTCGGCCGTCCGTGCCGTCGAGAACGGCGCCGTGACGGAAAGCGTCGAAGCCGTAACCGAGGCGAATACGCTCCTGAGCGGCCTCGGATTCGAGAGCGGTGGGCTCGCAGCGGCCCACTCGATCCACAACGGACTCACGCAACTCGAGGCGACCCACGACGCGACCCACGGGGAGAAGGTCAACATCGGCACCCTCTCCCAACTCGTCCTCGAGGGCAAGGACGACGAGTTCGTCGAAGACATCATCGAGTTCTCGCTCGACATCGGGCTTCCGGTCACGCTCGCGGACATCGGTCTCGACGATCCTACCGAAGACCAGCTCGATACGGTTGCCAAGGCGGCCTGCGTCGAGGAGGAGACGATCCACAACGAGCCGTTCCCGGTCGAGCCCGCGATGGTCCGGGACGCGCTGTTGACCGTAAACGGGCTCGGCGAACGGCACAAGTAG
- a CDS encoding N-glycosylase/DNA lyase has product MSSERIDNVADAMIALGYEGIVRFDTTEPEYAYVVATVDKFESETHLALLNILAATQDYQLAGDAQRFWQTLEETVLAQDEIVTESDVNATLNAFMEEPVNARLQNQKKDRLIRMINNGFGAWFIENYPDVEPLQVWEEIATALETTKDKKTVVFAMKVYDIFNLVVNGEYLDFPVDLPIPCDVQVERVATASGITDTDATDHVMDAWAQVMNLVNTELDRPVSMLRIDSIVWQAGQIISNNGDRRAESRSALEAYFEDEVGLATMDSERLAQELTVALD; this is encoded by the coding sequence ATGTCGAGCGAACGGATCGACAACGTCGCGGACGCTATGATTGCGCTTGGCTACGAGGGCATCGTCCGGTTCGATACGACGGAACCCGAGTACGCCTATGTGGTAGCGACCGTCGACAAGTTCGAGAGCGAGACACACCTCGCACTCCTCAATATCCTCGCGGCGACACAGGACTACCAACTTGCCGGCGATGCACAACGCTTCTGGCAGACGCTCGAGGAGACAGTTCTGGCCCAAGACGAAATTGTCACGGAATCGGACGTCAATGCGACGCTGAATGCGTTCATGGAAGAGCCAGTCAACGCCCGGCTGCAGAACCAAAAGAAAGACCGGTTGATTCGCATGATCAACAATGGATTCGGGGCGTGGTTCATCGAGAACTACCCCGACGTCGAGCCGCTCCAGGTCTGGGAAGAGATCGCCACAGCACTAGAGACGACGAAGGACAAGAAGACGGTCGTCTTCGCGATGAAGGTCTACGACATTTTCAACCTCGTTGTCAACGGCGAGTATCTCGATTTCCCAGTGGATCTTCCGATTCCGTGTGACGTGCAGGTCGAACGTGTCGCCACTGCCTCCGGAATTACCGATACCGACGCAACCGATCACGTGATGGATGCGTGGGCACAGGTGATGAATCTAGTAAACACAGAACTCGATCGCCCCGTCTCTATGCTTCGCATCGACAGCATCGTCTGGCAAGCTGGGCAGATCATCTCGAACAATGGCGATCGGCGTGCCGAAAGCAGGAGTGCTCTCGAGGCGTACTTCGAAGACGAAGTGGGGCTTGCCACGATGGACAGCGAACGACTAGCGCAAGAGCTGACGGTTGCCCTCGATTAA
- a CDS encoding CopG family ribbon-helix-helix protein: protein MSVVSVSMPEELLNRIDQFADDHGYTGRSEVLREASRSLLGEFEDTKLEDRDLMGVVTVVFDYETTSVEEKMMHLCHEHEDIVASNFHSHVGGHHCMELFVLEGSLEVISTFVGKIRATEDTLTIDYSMLPVDDFGPLADMN, encoded by the coding sequence ATGAGTGTAGTCAGCGTCTCGATGCCGGAGGAGCTACTTAATCGGATCGACCAGTTTGCAGACGATCACGGCTATACTGGTCGCAGTGAAGTACTTCGTGAGGCGAGTCGGAGCCTCCTCGGTGAGTTCGAGGACACGAAACTCGAAGACCGTGATTTGATGGGAGTCGTAACTGTAGTTTTCGACTACGAAACGACAAGCGTTGAGGAGAAGATGATGCACCTTTGCCACGAGCACGAGGACATTGTCGCTTCGAACTTCCATAGTCACGTCGGCGGCCATCACTGCATGGAACTGTTCGTGTTAGAGGGGTCCCTCGAAGTGATCTCGACGTTCGTCGGGAAGATCCGAGCGACGGAGGACACGCTCACGATTGATTACTCTATGCTACCGGTGGATGACTTCGGCCCGCTCGCCGACATGAACTGA
- a CDS encoding IS4 family transposase has protein sequence MHTETSSRHIERRLTNLLPSEALEDHADAVGVVEREGKLQLPPLVWSFAFGFAAGESRTLAAFRRTYNSTADESLSPGGFYQRLTPTLAEYLRDLVEYGFDEVAVPHTVSDEFDRFRDVMIADGTVLRLHELLSEAYKARHEEQAGAKLHLLHNVTDQTVEHFNVTDEKTHDSTLFNTGSWLEGRLAIFDLAYFKYRRFALIDENDGYFVSRLKKSANPVVTEELREWRGRAIPLEGEKIFDIVDDLSRKYIDVEVEVEFDRREYAGTQSRDTKRFRVVGVRNEDADDYHLYITNLSREEFLPADLATIYRCRWEVELLFRELKTQYELDEFDTTKKHIVEILLYAALLSLVVSRDLLGLVIEHADDGIVFPPERWAATFRSHAQLILRELREYLAYSPPPLLQRLIEDAQKIHRQRPILQEQLATTIQPAAEA, from the coding sequence GTGCACACCGAAACCTCCTCACGTCACATTGAACGCCGTCTCACTAACCTCCTTCCCTCTGAAGCGCTCGAAGACCACGCCGATGCCGTCGGCGTGGTTGAGCGCGAGGGGAAGCTTCAGCTCCCGCCACTTGTCTGGTCGTTTGCGTTCGGCTTCGCCGCAGGCGAAAGCCGAACGCTTGCGGCCTTCAGACGTACCTACAACTCTACCGCTGACGAGTCACTTTCTCCGGGCGGCTTCTACCAGCGGTTGACTCCGACGCTCGCAGAGTACCTCCGCGACCTCGTCGAATACGGGTTCGACGAGGTCGCTGTCCCTCACACCGTCTCTGATGAGTTCGACCGGTTTCGAGACGTGATGATCGCTGATGGAACCGTCCTGCGGTTGCACGAGTTGCTCTCTGAAGCGTACAAAGCACGTCACGAGGAGCAGGCTGGAGCGAAGCTCCACCTGCTCCACAACGTCACTGACCAGACAGTCGAACATTTCAACGTCACAGACGAGAAAACGCACGACAGCACGTTGTTTAACACAGGATCGTGGCTGGAAGGACGGCTAGCGATCTTCGACCTCGCCTATTTCAAGTACCGGCGGTTCGCGTTGATCGACGAGAACGACGGCTACTTCGTGAGCCGACTGAAAAAGAGCGCGAACCCGGTTGTAACGGAGGAATTACGGGAATGGCGCGGCCGCGCCATTCCCTTAGAAGGCGAGAAGATCTTCGACATCGTGGATGATCTCTCCCGGAAGTACATCGACGTGGAAGTCGAGGTCGAGTTTGACCGACGAGAGTACGCGGGCACGCAGTCACGTGATACGAAACGGTTCCGCGTCGTCGGCGTCCGCAACGAGGACGCCGACGACTACCATCTGTACATCACGAACCTTTCTCGGGAAGAGTTTCTCCCGGCCGATCTAGCGACGATCTACCGATGTAGATGGGAAGTAGAGCTGTTGTTCCGTGAACTGAAGACGCAGTACGAACTGGACGAGTTCGACACGACGAAGAAGCACATCGTAGAGATTCTGCTGTACGCAGCGTTGTTATCCTTGGTCGTGAGTCGTGATTTACTCGGTCTGGTCATAGAGCACGCTGATGATGGGATCGTGTTTCCGCCGGAACGCTGGGCGGCGACCTTTCGGTCGCACGCCCAGCTCATCCTCCGCGAACTGAGAGAGTATCTCGCCTACTCACCGCCGCCACTGCTACAACGACTGATCGAAGACGCTCAGAAGATCCACAGGCAACGACCAATCCTGCAAGAACAGCTCGCTACTACCATCCAACCGGCTGCTGAGGCTTAG
- a CDS encoding ABC transporter substrate-binding protein translates to MVHISRRRLLQKAGATTVAAAGIAGCLGRGGGPLDSVTIAYVPIYPNMQHYVMEQENYYEDVPADVTIERFSSGPSVVKAFASGDVDVALFGITPAMVLVDKGTDAGILAANSRNGFKVMGTTELVELYEQEGAAMFGRFEQEYGRKIRFGAPPDGSVPDIVLRYWIQEDLDVGEMESAINKSKVPPAKAVQTIQSGDIDATIIQEPFATIISQDDGLGELVWSGNILKNHPVTVLFANQRVLDDSEVAQSLVEQHMAATEFTSDSSDAAAAHATSVIGSGVSEDLATAAMDSQASDFFSDPHAITDQAATMGEFVANVGNIEEPVATENLFAFDPYDAIQE, encoded by the coding sequence ATGGTCCACATCTCGCGTCGAAGGCTGCTTCAGAAGGCAGGCGCAACCACTGTTGCTGCGGCGGGAATCGCTGGCTGTCTCGGTCGAGGAGGGGGGCCACTTGATTCCGTCACAATCGCGTATGTCCCGATTTATCCGAACATGCAACACTACGTGATGGAACAAGAGAACTACTACGAGGACGTCCCAGCGGATGTCACAATTGAGCGGTTCAGCTCTGGTCCCAGCGTCGTCAAGGCGTTTGCCAGCGGGGACGTCGACGTTGCGCTCTTCGGGATTACCCCTGCGATGGTTCTCGTCGACAAAGGCACCGACGCCGGTATCCTCGCGGCAAACTCGAGAAATGGCTTCAAGGTCATGGGGACAACCGAACTCGTCGAGCTCTACGAACAGGAGGGCGCAGCTATGTTCGGGCGTTTCGAGCAGGAGTATGGTCGCAAGATACGGTTCGGTGCCCCACCGGACGGGAGCGTCCCCGATATCGTCCTCCGATACTGGATCCAAGAGGATCTCGACGTCGGTGAAATGGAGTCCGCAATTAACAAGTCGAAAGTCCCGCCAGCGAAGGCGGTCCAGACGATCCAGTCGGGCGATATCGACGCGACGATCATTCAGGAGCCGTTCGCGACGATCATCAGCCAGGATGACGGCCTCGGCGAACTTGTCTGGTCCGGAAATATACTGAAAAACCACCCGGTCACGGTGCTGTTCGCAAACCAACGAGTGCTTGACGACAGTGAAGTCGCCCAATCGCTGGTCGAACAGCACATGGCAGCGACCGAGTTCACATCAGACTCATCGGATGCAGCCGCCGCCCACGCCACATCGGTGATCGGCTCCGGCGTGAGCGAGGACCTCGCTACGGCAGCCATGGATTCACAGGCGTCGGATTTCTTCTCGGACCCGCACGCGATCACCGACCAAGCTGCGACGATGGGCGAGTTCGTCGCGAACGTCGGGAACATCGAAGAACCGGTCGCGACTGAGAATCTGTTCGCGTTCGATCCCTACGACGCCATCCAGGAATGA